The following are encoded in a window of Phaseolus vulgaris cultivar G19833 chromosome 3, P. vulgaris v2.0, whole genome shotgun sequence genomic DNA:
- the LOC137808358 gene encoding oxygen-evolving enhancer protein 1, chloroplastic has protein sequence MAASLQAAATFMQPTKLGRTNTLQLKSPQSISKAFGLEPAGAKISCSLHADLKDFAQKCVDATKIAGFALATSALVVSGASAEGVPKRLTFDEIQSKTYLEVKGTGTANQCPTIDGGVDSFAFKPGKYNAKKLCLEPTSFTVKAEGVAKNAPLEFQNTKLMTRLTYTLDEIEGPFEVSSDGTVKFEEKDGIDYAAVTVQLPGGERVPFLFTIKQLVASGKPESFGGPFLVPSYRGSSFLDPKGRGASTGYDNAVALPAGGRGDEEELAKENNKSASSSTGKITLSVTKTKPETGEVIGVFESVQPSDTDLGAKAPKDVKIQGVWYAQLES, from the exons ATGGCAGCCTCACTACAAGCAGCAGCTACTTTCATGCAACCAACCAAGTTGGGCAGAACCAACACTTTGCAGCTAAAGTCCCCTCAGTCCATTTCAAAGGCTTTTGGTTTGGAACCTGCTGGAGCTAAGATCTCATGCTCCCTTCATGCTGATCTTAAGGACTTTGCTCAAAAGTGTGTTGATGCAACCAAAATTGCAGGATTCGCCCTCGCCACCTCTGCTCTCGTTGTCTCT GGGGCAAGTGCTGAGGGTGTTCCAAAGCGGCTAACCTTCGACGAAATCCAGAGCAAGACCTACTTGGAAGTGAAGGGGACAGGTACAGCAAACCAGTGTCCAACCATTGATGGTGGAGTGGACTCATTTGCCTTCAAGCCAGGCAAATACAATGCCAAGAAGTTATGCCTTGAGCCAACTTCATTCACAGTGAAGGCTGAAGGTGTGGCCAAGAACGCCCCACTTGAGTTCCAAAACACAAAGCTCATGACACGTTTGACCTACACTCTTGATGAGATTGAGGGACCCTTTGAGGTGTCTTCTGATGGCACAGTCAAGTTTGAGGAGAAAGATGGCATTGACTACGCAGCCGTGACGGTTCAGCTACCGGGTGGCGAACGTGTGCCATTCCTCTTCACCATCAAGCAGTTGGTGGCCTCAGGGAAGCCAGAGAGCTTCGGAGGGCCATTTCTGGTGCCATCATACCGTGGAAGCTCTTTCTTGGACCCCAAGGGAAGGGGTGCTTCCACAGGTTATGACAATGCTGTTGCTTTGCCTGCTGGTGGAAGAGGAGATGAAGAGGAACTTGCCAAGGAAAACAACAAAAGTGCCTCATCATCCACGGGGAAAATCACCTTGAGTGTCACCAAGACCAAGCCTGAGACTGGTGAGGTTATTGGTGTGTTCGAGAGTGTTCAGCCATCTGACACTGATTTGGGAGCAAAGGCCCCAAAGGATGTCAAGATCCAGGGCGTCTGGTACGCTCAGCTTGAGTCATAG